A genome region from Dolichospermum compactum NIES-806 includes the following:
- a CDS encoding HNH endonuclease has protein sequence MSERVSESIRRIVAARSRGYCEYCRCSEKFATESFTVEHIKPRKAGGETVLENLAWSCFGCNGHKHTKTEGIDPETGEKIALYNPRQQVWSEHFDWSDDFTQVIGKTPCGRVTVESLRLNRYGVVNLRRLLFAANLHPPENVGFNDL, from the coding sequence ATGTCAGAGCGAGTTTCAGAATCAATTAGGCGTATTGTTGCTGCTCGTAGTCGTGGTTATTGCGAGTATTGTCGTTGTTCCGAAAAATTTGCTACAGAGAGTTTTACTGTTGAACATATAAAACCTCGAAAAGCGGGTGGTGAGACAGTTTTAGAAAATCTTGCTTGGAGTTGCTTTGGCTGCAATGGTCATAAACATACTAAAACAGAGGGAATTGATCCAGAAACAGGGGAAAAAATAGCATTGTATAATCCCAGACAGCAAGTTTGGAGCGAGCATTTTGATTGGAGTGATGATTTTACTCAGGTTATTGGTAAAACACCTTGTGGACGAGTAACGGTTGAATCTTTGCGTTTAAATCGCTATGGTGTTGTTAATCTACGTCGTTTGTTATTTGCTGCGAATTTACATCCACCTGAGAATGTTGGTTTTAATGATTTGTAG